Proteins from a genomic interval of Oceanispirochaeta crateris:
- a CDS encoding SHOCT domain-containing protein produces MHGFHNGVYDGFMGFRHVQYGGYIMLGIGLVLILGIVYLAFRKGSHLPLTADRESPMETLQKRFINGEISKDEFIEKKETLNLK; encoded by the coding sequence ATGCATGGTTTTCACAATGGTGTCTATGATGGATTTATGGGGTTCAGACATGTTCAATATGGAGGGTATATTATGTTAGGTATTGGTTTGGTTCTTATTTTGGGTATTGTCTACCTGGCCTTTAGAAAGGGCTCCCACCTTCCTTTGACGGCCGACAGAGAGTCTCCCATGGAAACACTTCAGAAGCGTTTTATCAATGGTGAAATAAGCAAAGACGAGTTTATCGAGAAGAAAGAGACTCTGAATTTGAAATAG
- a CDS encoding diguanylate cyclase encodes MNSELVKQKGTSPGFFYFLNTSDDFYKWKMEENPFHYKIFLIAATVILAIFGILDVIYLQEPWRSEILKLTFLGIGPFIILSTLIYLYNKTSWLCPLSIFLTLLAAALISVRLVMLAEKADIGQFYPSLILIVLFSFFLSGLHYMLAIAVSLTLLIAYYTAKFEYFTSLHSPPSEVVILALSILVSLIGGISLERSHKKRYQQSVLLSYYADRDSLTGLFNRRYFFNFAEKVWKQCLRDKLPITIMIADVDYFKKYNDSYGHIQGDHCLRALSRTFELAMKRPFDLVARYGGEEFIFLWFNTESDYIKKVIEVIRTDVMALKIDHNDSSINEYVTISGGISTCIPDSETSIYDLVQTADTALYKAKTQGRNRCVFS; translated from the coding sequence ATGAATTCTGAACTAGTGAAACAGAAAGGGACAAGTCCTGGATTTTTTTACTTTTTAAATACATCAGATGATTTCTACAAATGGAAAATGGAAGAAAATCCATTTCACTATAAGATTTTTCTCATTGCAGCTACGGTCATTCTGGCAATATTCGGCATCCTTGATGTGATTTATCTCCAGGAGCCCTGGCGCTCTGAAATCCTTAAGCTGACCTTCCTGGGGATTGGACCATTCATAATCCTAAGCACCCTTATTTATCTGTACAACAAGACCAGCTGGCTTTGCCCCCTCTCTATTTTTTTGACCCTTCTTGCGGCCGCTTTGATCAGCGTGAGACTCGTTATGCTGGCAGAAAAAGCAGACATTGGACAGTTCTACCCCTCTCTGATTCTCATTGTGCTTTTCAGCTTCTTCTTAAGCGGGCTGCATTATATGCTGGCCATCGCCGTATCCCTCACGCTTTTGATTGCCTATTATACTGCAAAATTTGAATATTTTACCTCCCTTCACAGCCCTCCCTCTGAAGTCGTAATTCTTGCATTGAGCATACTCGTGTCTCTTATTGGCGGTATCAGTCTGGAAAGATCTCATAAAAAAAGGTATCAGCAGTCTGTTCTTCTAAGCTATTATGCAGATCGTGATAGTTTGACCGGACTCTTTAACCGCCGGTACTTTTTTAATTTTGCCGAGAAAGTGTGGAAACAGTGCCTTAGAGATAAACTGCCCATCACCATCATGATAGCCGATGTCGATTATTTTAAGAAATATAATGACTCTTACGGCCACATCCAGGGAGATCACTGCCTAAGAGCCCTGTCCAGAACATTTGAATTGGCCATGAAAAGACCCTTTGACCTGGTGGCCCGCTACGGGGGAGAAGAGTTTATCTTCCTCTGGTTCAATACAGAATCAGATTATATAAAAAAAGTGATAGAAGTGATTAGAACTGATGTCATGGCTTTGAAGATAGACCACAATGATTCCAGCATTAATGAATATGTGACCATCAGTGGCGGAATCTCAACTTGTATTCCCGATTCGGAAACCTCCATATACGACCTGGTTCAAACTGCAGATACCGCTTTGTATAAGGCAAAGACCCAAGGCAGAAACAGATGTGTATTCTCTTAA
- the cmk gene encoding (d)CMP kinase, which translates to MLNKKAFRIAISGRSGCGNSTVSSILSERLGLKLVNYTFHNIAEDRGIDFKELCQMAENDPQWDYFVDENQVKLAMEGPSVLGSRLAIWMLKEADLKVFLTASPETRASRIHEREGGVFEQRMVETHARDERDHARYKRLYEIDNNDYAFADLIINTDRLNQHQVADIIEKAARVVAEEKEHPENS; encoded by the coding sequence ATGTTGAATAAGAAAGCCTTCAGGATTGCTATTTCAGGACGCAGTGGGTGTGGAAACTCTACGGTGAGCAGTATCCTGTCGGAACGGCTCGGATTGAAGTTAGTCAACTATACCTTTCATAATATTGCCGAAGACAGAGGAATCGATTTTAAGGAACTCTGCCAGATGGCAGAAAATGACCCCCAATGGGACTATTTTGTTGATGAGAACCAGGTCAAACTTGCCATGGAAGGACCCTCCGTATTGGGGTCCCGTCTGGCCATTTGGATGCTCAAAGAGGCGGATCTTAAGGTCTTTTTAACGGCCAGTCCGGAGACCAGAGCCTCCCGTATTCATGAGAGGGAAGGGGGAGTCTTTGAACAGAGGATGGTGGAAACCCATGCCAGAGATGAGCGGGATCATGCCCGGTACAAGAGACTCTATGAAATTGACAACAATGATTATGCCTTTGCCGATCTCATCATCAACACAGACCGTCTCAACCAGCACCAGGTTGCGGATATCATAGAAAAAGCTGCCAGAGTTGTGGCCGAAGAGAAAGAACATCCCGAAAATTCCTGA